A segment of the Candidatus Lokiarchaeota archaeon genome:
TATGCAGAGCCACTTGGTCCATTTCTGACAAAAAAGATTGGATTTACCATCATTGTACCTCAGCCAATCGAAGCAGAGTATCCGTGTCAATATTATTCATTGATTCCCGGCTGGAAGACAATGGCCGAACAGGAACTTCGGGACTATGTGGTCTATGAGCTTGAAGAACCAGAACCACCATCCAGCGGCCTTGAAATTGAATTCTCACTCGGAAGCAAGCATTACCGGCAGGGAGTACCGGGCGTGGTAAGACTGGCTGTGAATTCTTCATATACCGATGGAATTGATGTAACCATTGGTTTGGGCGAGAAAGACCTAGCAGCTAAAAATTTCGATCTATCAGAGGGGCTAAACACATTCTCGGTCGAGTTTGATACGGGCCTTCTTGATACTGGCCGTACGCAGCTGCAGTTGAATCTTTCAACCTCAGAGGGGGCGTACTCGCATCAACTTGAATTACTCATCATTGATGATGAAAGAATTTCTAAGATAAGGGAGAAGGTGTCTCGCCTTAGTCAGGAGGGTTCCGACGACATGATGAGAAGGGAGAGCCTAGTCACACTCGAGTGGCTATTGGAATCTCTCTATAGTGAGTTAGATTCACTTAAGCCACATCAAGAGCCACAGCAGATAGAGAATCTGATTACACGCCTAGATGAGGGTCTCCGACGTGTGGAGTCCGGGGAATCTCTCTTCATCAAGGGGGAAAGACTACGGCTTGGACTACGGAGTAAACAGGATTCTACGTTGCAGCCATACTCACTCTATATACCCCCAACGTTCGAGGAAGGAAAGTCTGGGCTCATTGTCCTACTGCATGGAAGTGCGACTGATGACGAACGTACTCTGGAAAAAGCAGAACCGCTTGAGAAGTATGACAAAACTCGAATGATCATTGTGGCACCACTTGCCAGAGGCGAGTCTCATTACTATCTGCCGGACGAAGCAATACAGGAAATTGTGGAGATAACCGAGAAAATGATGGAGATGTTTTCGGTTCCTAAAAAGAAAGTTGTTCTTGTCGGGTTCTCCATGGGAGGCTTCGGCGTCCTCAACACATTCTTTCACCGACCCGACCTCTACCACAATCTTGTGCTCCTAAGTGGCTCGATGAAAGCCTATGAAGAAATGGAGGTTGTGAAGGACTTCACTACAGAAGAGTCGCTTAGACAACTAGCCAAGACGAACTTGATTATTTTCCACGGCTCAGAAGATTTGAACGTGAGGTATGAAGAACTGAAACCGGTACATGAACGGCTGAAGGAACTCAATCCGGACATTGAAATCCATATAGCTGAAGGGGTTGGCCACCGGCAACCCCCCGAATGGCAAGAGAAGATGATAGAGATTTTCGAGAGGATTGATAGATATGCATAGGCAGCGGCACTAGTGGTTCTTCAGTACGCACAGTGCTGCGTGAGTAATCCATCCATTTCGTCTTTTGAGATGAGGCGGCATTCACCTCGCCTTGCGGATGGCTGTTCTTTTCTAGCCACTCTAACCCAGACTTGTGTCTAGAATCATCATCACTATGAAGCCAAGCATTAGTCCAACAGTTGCGGCGCGAGCAAAACCTCCCGAGTGACTTTCAGGAACCATTTCATCAGATACTACGAACACCATAGCACCAGCTGCAAAGGCCAATCCATACGGAAGTAAGAAACGTGCAATAGATACAATAGAGACCCCAAGCAAACCTCCAATCGGTTCCACCAAACCTGAGAGTAAAGCGTAGCCCGCAGCCCGTGATCGAGAATAGCCTTCTCGTACCAAGGGCATAGCAACAGCAAGCCCTTCAGGAATGTTCTGAAGACCTATAGCCAGAGCTATAGTAAGGCCAGCGCTTATGTTCTCGGTTCCAAATGCTACTCCTACTGCCAAGCCTTCCGGGAAGTTGTGGATTGTTATGGCAAGGATAATCATCCAGATACGTGAAAGACTAGAAGCGGGACCTTCATGCCCTTTGAAGAGATGCTCGTGAGGTACATATTTGTCGGCAAAATGTACGAAGATACCCCCCAAGGCAAAACCAAAAGCTGTAATCCAAGCACCGCTCAGGTCAAGGGCAGGTATCAGGAGACTGAACGCGGATGCTGCCAACATAACACCACCTGCAAAGCCGAGCATAACATCCAATGTTCTCCGGCCAAAATTCCCGCCCAATAGCACAGGAATAGCACCCAATCCGGTGGCTGTTCCCGCAAGCAAGCTGGCTATGGCCCCAAGTGTAATCGGGTCGGAAGGTAGTTGCATTTACATTGCACTCCTTTGGATTTCTATCCCGTGCCACTACTCAAGCAGAGGATAAAACTACAATGTTTTGTCACTAGAAAAGTTCTTGCCTTCCACATGTTATGAGCGAATTGTTCTTCGTAAGTGACTACCCTATGTTAGTTCGAGTTGAAAGATACGTGTATTTGTTTTTTAGAACACGTGTACGAATTGCTGTGATTCCGAGATATGAAATTCCATGAAATGATTGGAATTCTCGAACAATGTAAGAACTCGTGTGAGACTATCGGTAATTGCCCAAACAGAGAACGCCAAGACAGGGGCAAGTCAATCTCAGAAAAACAACAAGAAAGTACTTTATAGCTCCGAGACATTATACTTTGTACTCAGAATGAGTTGAGAAATCATTGAGCGCCACGATGAAGAGCAAGTATTACGACTACACGCTCTTAGTGCTATTTATTGTCATGTTCTTCGTTCTATGTTCGTTCCTCGTTACCGGCAGAGCTTGGAACACTGTTTCTGACGAACGGACCTTCTTTTGGATCGCATTCTTGATGGCGTTCTTGGCCATGTCCGCTGGTGTCGTCTTCATTTACTCGCTTGTCCATTATGCTCAGTTACCAAACCTAAGAAGCCTAATAATCATGTTTCTTGGGGCCAACGTTGTTGTGTTCTCGTTCTTGTTCTTGATGACGCACCCTAGTACTCTAGGCTCACCACTTGCAGGCCGGGATCGTAACAGGACGGTAGTCACAGCTCTCGGGTTCCTACTCACACCTGGTGTGCTTGCGGGATCTGTCTTTGGTGGAAAGGAACTGACAACGAGAAACAGGAACTTTGTCATACTCTGGGGTTTGATACTTCAGCCCCTATTCTCAATATCGTTATTACTGACTGAGGATCCACTCTTCAAGGTGACCGATCCGGCTGGTGGCTTGGCAGGGCTCACACCCATTGGATGGTTACTGACAATCGTGGTAGGTAGCACTGCAGTAGTATCCTTGGCACGATATACTAAGGAGTGGTTTGATACTCGTGATAGGATAGTGTTGGGTTCAACACTAGCTTTAGTTTTCTGGCTATACACTTTCGTTGTCTATAGCCTCCTTGAAAATCCCTACCAAGTAGCTGAACTCTTGTGGATTGGTGGAGTGATAGCAGGATTCATCATGCTAAGCGTTGCAATGATATTCACTGCTATAATTGAGCCACACCGTGGTCTGGAGTCCCTTGTTGAGAAGAGGACAAAGGAATTAGAAATGGCCCGGAAGGAAAGCGACCTCTATCTCTCCATGTGGGTGCATAAGATGGGGAATCTCCTTCAAGGCATTGTTTCGTACTTGGAAATCTTAGCCCGTGAGGAATCGTTGGACAATACATACAGGCAAACTATCGAAACTGCGATGAAACTCAGTAGAGAGTCGACTTTCTTCAATAGACAAGTAGCTACTCTCTCAGAGATAAAGTCCAGTGGTGAAAAGGAGCTTGTTCCCTACAATCTCGAAACCGCAATAGAAAAGGCCCAGGGAACCGTAGAAGAGATGCTCAAGGGAAATAAGTTCAGATTCGAAATCAGTGAGATTCATGATACTTTGCTGGTGCGAGCTGACAATAAACTAGATATCCTGCTCACTAACATATTCGTGAACGAGATACTCTCACGAGAGGATGAAGTTCTGGTCTCTGTAGAGACCATTGTTGTAAGTAACCAGGTGGAAGTCCGAATCGTGACAGATGGAGCTAGACCTACGGACTCTGAACTTGACCAACTGCTGACCACGGATATCCCCGACGCAACAACGCTTAATCTCAATCTGTTCAGTGCACGGCTTCTGCTTGAAAGGTATCACAGTAGTATTGAGTATTTCAGAGACGAGGACCAAGACAGGAATGAGTACGTGATAAGCCTGCATAGGTACGAAGACTAACAAATGTAGAACGAGGGTGTTACTGTTTATTGTCAAACAACAGTGTACTTTTTCCGAAGCTCCAATAATCAGATGGAAACATTGTGATAAAGCCTCAGAGCTCAAAAGATTTCATTGGATTTGCTTTGCTGCTTGAAGATGTTAGCCTCTTAGACGCTGCTCATCAGGTCCTCAACGCTCAAATACGAAATGCGCCTAAATTCACACGTGGATGGGCCGAACTAGCTGCATTCTATAATCGTAACGACTCCTCGGAGGTTGTAGAACAAGTGTTTCAAAAAGGTCTTCAGAAATGTAGGTTTGAAGATATCTTGGAAAGCATCTCTGATATTCGATGCGGATGATGAGGCTAGCCGAAGAAGCCAGAGACGATGAACAATAGAAACCGTCAGTAGTCGATTCGGTGTTAGAAGGAGACTCATATGGCTTTACTATGGGGATGGCGGGCCAGAGGGGATTTTTGGGCTGGCCTTTGGAAATCAAAAGCCAAGAACCCCTGACCATTCCTCGAGTCTGGGGAAACCCCAGCATCTACAAGTTAAGAGCTTCAACGTACACAGAGCAGTTCTGTATACACTGTCGCTCTAGGTGCATCAGATAGAATCTGACACTATACCTGGCTTAGCCACTGGCCCACGTTTCTGTGGATGTGAGTCATGAATTTATAGAGATTGTGGTAAAGGGGGAAATGAGTGAGTCATAAGCCATATAACAGAGGGCCGGTTACCGGAACACAGTCTCAATATTGGGAGTGCGCAACTTGACAAAACCTAAGGAGCAGTATGAAAAGGTATTCAATCTGATAGAGAAACATGAGAATTGGATGAGTAACACCATCAACCTGATTGCCTCTGAGAATGTGTCCTCGCCGGCGGTTAGATCAGCCATCATGTGCGATTTTCGAGATCGTTACGCAGAAGGATGGCCGGGTGAGCGAGTATATGCAGGCTGCAAGTACATAGATGAAGTTGAGTTGAAATGTATAGAGCTTGCGAAAGAGCTATACAATGCACCGTTCGCAGATGTTCGGGCTATATCCGGTGTCGTTGCGAATCTGATGATGTACACAGCTGTGATGAAACCTACAGAGCGGATGATGGCCCTTTCCATCGCTCATGGCGGTCACATCTCACATGCGAGGCGCAGCCTGGGTGGAACTGCGGGAGCTATCAGGGGGCATAAGGTGCAGACTTACGTCTTCGATGAGGAAGAGTTCAACATAGACGTTGACGCAAGCATCGATAAGATCCATCGAGTCGAGGACTCGGGTAAACCAATCGAGTTCCTCCTGTTCGGTGGCAGCGTATTTCCATTCCCCCATCCTGTCGAGGAATTCGTAGAGGTTGCAAAGGAGTACGACATGCGCATCGGCTATGACTCAGCTCACGTATCAGGTCTGATTGCAGCAGGCCGGTTCCAAGATCCACTTCGAGAGGGGGCTGACATCATGACAGCATCTACTCACAAAACACTTCCAGGGCCACAGCATGGAATGGTTCTATCAAAGGAAGAGTTCGGCGACGCAATAAAGCGAGCTGCTTTTCCAGGCATGATGAGCAATCATCACCTCCACAATGTGGCTGGCCTGGCAGTGGTACTAGCTGAGATGGCAGAATTTGGTAAGGAATATTCGGCACAAATCATTGACAATGCACAGGCATTGGCACAGTCACTCTATGAACGCGGTTTGAATGTAGTTGCCGAGCATAAGGGCTTCACCGAATCCCACACAATCCTTGTGGATGTGGCGGATACACCAATGAAGAATGGTAGAAAAGTTGAGGAGGAATTGGAGCGATCCAATATCATAATCAACCGCAATCTTCTGCCCTGGGACAAGAAGATGGGTCGAGACTACAGGAAGCCTGGCGGAATCCGGTTGGGCACAAGTGAAGTAACTCGACTGGGTATGGAAGAATCGGAGATGGACGCAATAGCCGATTTTATCCACCGTGTTGTAGTCAAGGGCGAAGATACCGACAAAATCGGCAAGGAAGTCAAAGCATTCAGAAACGATTTCCAGAAGGTACACTATGCATTTGATACAGATACAGATGCCTACAAATTCATCCGATTCAAATAACTGGATCAACAAACGGTTGAAGCACAGAAGCACTTCTGCCTGAGATGGTGATATGAGAATCAAAGAAGCGCAGGATATGATGCGCCAGATATACTTTGATAGGGATAGTGAGCGGGGCGTTGATTACGCTCTGCTCCGCACTTTTCAAGAGCTGGCTGAATTGAACAACGCAATTATGGAGGGGAAGGAGAAGTTGGTTGCTGATGAGCTTGGAGATGCTCTCGCTTGGGTTTGTTCTCTTGCGAACCTCCTCGATGTGAATCTCGCAGAAGCCTTCTATTCAAAGTATAGTGGGGTATGTTCTAAATGCGGTGAATCACCATGTGTTTGCCCTTAAAAGAGTATAAAGTGAAAATTTCTTCATTGTGATGGCAGCTCCTGTCAAAAATGTTAAAAACGTCCAGATTGCTGGTTTGTTTGGGAGACTGACATAAATGCCCAAGAAACGTAAGAAACGAAGGCGTAGCAGAAGCAGCGGTGAAGGGCCAATGCCATCTGGTGGGGCTGGACTCATCCGATTCTTTGAAGATGAAACCCCAGGAATAAAAGTTGGACCTACTGTCGTTGTTGTTTTTGCAGCAGTCCTGCTTATTGCAACAGTCATTTCCCACATTCTGATTTAAGAAGCATCACATCGTACCGTTTGTTTCCTAAGGGTTATAAACGGTTTAGCGAGCAAAAATGTAACCGACATCGGAGGAACAGAATCCATGAAGATTAAGAACGTGCTGAACAAATACTGCCCACGATGCAATCAGTATACAGAACATAGTGTGTCTCAGTACAAGAAAGGTCGAGAAAGCCCGATGTCCGAGGGAAATAGAAGGATGGAGCGAAAACTGAAAGGCTACGGATCTTTCCCCAAGCCAATTCAGAAGAGATTCGCTA
Coding sequences within it:
- a CDS encoding ZIP family metal transporter, encoding MQLPSDPITLGAIASLLAGTATGLGAIPVLLGGNFGRRTLDVMLGFAGGVMLAASAFSLLIPALDLSGAWITAFGFALGGIFVHFADKYVPHEHLFKGHEGPASSLSRIWMIILAITIHNFPEGLAVGVAFGTENISAGLTIALAIGLQNIPEGLAVAMPLVREGYSRSRAAGYALLSGLVEPIGGLLGVSIVSIARFLLPYGLAFAAGAMVFVVSDEMVPESHSGGFARAATVGLMLGFIVMMILDTSLG
- a CDS encoding aminotransferase class I/II-fold pyridoxal phosphate-dependent enzyme, translating into MRNLTKPKEQYEKVFNLIEKHENWMSNTINLIASENVSSPAVRSAIMCDFRDRYAEGWPGERVYAGCKYIDEVELKCIELAKELYNAPFADVRAISGVVANLMMYTAVMKPTERMMALSIAHGGHISHARRSLGGTAGAIRGHKVQTYVFDEEEFNIDVDASIDKIHRVEDSGKPIEFLLFGGSVFPFPHPVEEFVEVAKEYDMRIGYDSAHVSGLIAAGRFQDPLREGADIMTASTHKTLPGPQHGMVLSKEEFGDAIKRAAFPGMMSNHHLHNVAGLAVVLAEMAEFGKEYSAQIIDNAQALAQSLYERGLNVVAEHKGFTESHTILVDVADTPMKNGRKVEEELERSNIIINRNLLPWDKKMGRDYRKPGGIRLGTSEVTRLGMEESEMDAIADFIHRVVVKGEDTDKIGKEVKAFRNDFQKVHYAFDTDTDAYKFIRFK
- a CDS encoding nucleotide pyrophosphohydrolase, translated to MRIKEAQDMMRQIYFDRDSERGVDYALLRTFQELAELNNAIMEGKEKLVADELGDALAWVCSLANLLDVNLAEAFYSKYSGVCSKCGESPCVCP
- a CDS encoding preprotein translocase subunit Sec61beta, with amino-acid sequence MPKKRKKRRRSRSSGEGPMPSGGAGLIRFFEDETPGIKVGPTVVVVFAAVLLIATVISHILI
- a CDS encoding 50S ribosomal protein L44e, with product MKIKNVLNKYCPRCNQYTEHSVSQYKKGRESPMSEGNRRMERKLKGYGSFPKPIQKRFAKTTKKATLKYTCRECGHTIQKKGMRIKKLEIVRA